A window of Paraburkholderia bryophila contains these coding sequences:
- a CDS encoding MarC family protein, with amino-acid sequence MVESLISDILFGFTGLISIINPIGIAFVFLDRTASLTTEERTALARKIAINVVCVLLVAFFIGTPILHFFGISMQALRIGGGLAVAVGGWQMLNAPDTQPAEQPAVKRVDADNAMSKAFFPFTIPLTTGPGSIATAIALTANRTHKLSEFVLSSVASVVISLLVALSVYLVYSRAVIFARYLGVEGTKVAMRVSSFLLLCIGVQIMLTGFSEFLIPIATLQPVIK; translated from the coding sequence ATGGTCGAAAGTCTGATCTCGGACATTCTGTTTGGCTTCACCGGGCTGATCAGCATCATCAACCCGATCGGCATTGCATTTGTCTTCCTTGACCGGACTGCGTCGTTGACCACCGAGGAGCGCACCGCGCTCGCCCGCAAGATCGCCATCAACGTGGTCTGCGTGCTGCTGGTGGCGTTCTTTATCGGCACCCCGATCCTGCATTTCTTCGGCATTTCGATGCAGGCGCTGCGCATTGGCGGCGGCCTTGCGGTCGCGGTCGGCGGCTGGCAGATGCTCAATGCGCCCGACACCCAGCCGGCCGAACAACCGGCGGTGAAACGCGTCGACGCGGACAACGCCATGTCGAAGGCGTTCTTCCCGTTCACCATTCCACTGACTACCGGGCCGGGCTCGATTGCCACGGCGATCGCGCTGACCGCGAACCGCACGCACAAGCTGTCCGAGTTCGTGTTGTCGAGCGTTGCGTCGGTGGTTATCTCCCTGCTGGTGGCGCTCAGCGTCTATCTGGTATACAGCCGTGCAGTGATTTTCGCCCGTTACCTTGGCGTGGAAGGCACCAAGGTCGCGATGCGCGTCTCGTCGTTTCTGCTGTTGTGTATTGGCGTGCAGATCATGTTGACCGGCTTCTCCGAATTCCTGATTCCGATCGCGACGTTGCAGCCGGTGATCAAGTAG
- a CDS encoding DUF3311 domain-containing protein → MLLRVLAALPFVGILLGVPFVNRVEPLMLGMPFVLAWIVMWVVLSAIIMAVVYRLDPSNRQLAAVEGEEVRP, encoded by the coding sequence ATGTTGCTTCGTGTACTCGCCGCGCTGCCGTTCGTCGGCATATTGCTCGGTGTTCCGTTCGTGAATCGCGTCGAACCGCTGATGCTCGGCATGCCGTTCGTGCTGGCCTGGATCGTCATGTGGGTCGTGCTCAGTGCGATCATCATGGCGGTCGTCTACCGTCTGGACCCGTCCAACCGTCAACTCGCCGCCGTCGAAGGCGAGGAGGTCCGCCCATGA